In Desulfovibrio psychrotolerans, a genomic segment contains:
- a CDS encoding ATP-binding protein, translating to MKLAVAGKGGVGKTTLTAWLADYLARSGQTVWMVDADTALSLGQASGLSRDQLPEPLAGRRDLIEQRIRAGGTMLNLNPDVGDLPESLFVPVPLGGPALPGCTAGEKRLLVMGGLTAAGGGCACEANALLKALLAHLVLERREWVLVDLEAGVEHLGRGTVAHADGVIVVSEPSYRGLETAAEVGRMAAGLGLEQQLLVLNRAPAAFLDEHDAAPPSSPGNPDGQNSLHRQNNLHGQDSLHGRQNLHSLPAIPGLPGIPGLPQSHVALPVVPALVARQLQTPCVLGLETGAPYRNEHAGAGPDSGSGGHAGAPTDVDAILARILAHFRPQEG from the coding sequence ATGAAATTGGCAGTGGCGGGCAAAGGCGGCGTGGGCAAGACCACCCTGACGGCGTGGCTGGCAGATTATCTGGCCCGCTCCGGGCAGACGGTCTGGATGGTGGATGCGGATACGGCCCTGTCGCTGGGGCAGGCTTCCGGCCTTTCACGCGACCAGTTGCCGGAGCCGCTGGCGGGCCGCCGCGATCTGATTGAGCAGCGCATACGCGCGGGCGGCACCATGCTGAACCTGAATCCGGACGTGGGCGACCTGCCTGAATCACTGTTTGTTCCCGTGCCGCTGGGAGGCCCCGCGCTTCCCGGCTGCACGGCGGGCGAAAAGCGGCTTCTGGTCATGGGGGGCCTTACGGCAGCGGGCGGCGGATGCGCGTGCGAGGCAAACGCCCTGCTCAAGGCACTGCTGGCGCATCTGGTGCTGGAACGCAGGGAATGGGTGCTGGTGGACCTTGAGGCCGGAGTGGAACATCTGGGACGCGGCACCGTGGCCCATGCCGATGGTGTGATTGTTGTTTCCGAGCCGAGCTACCGCGGACTGGAAACCGCCGCCGAGGTGGGCCGCATGGCCGCCGGGCTGGGGCTTGAACAGCAGCTGCTGGTGCTGAACAGGGCACCGGCGGCGTTTCTGGATGAGCATGATGCGGCACCGCCGTCCTCTCCGGGCAATCCAGACGGGCAGAACAGCTTACACAGGCAGAACAACTTGCACGGGCAGGACAGTCTGCACGGCCGGCAGAATCTGCACAGCCTTCCCGCTATTCCCGGGCTTCCCGGCATCCCCGGCCTCCCACAATCACATGTGGCCCTGCCCGTGGTGCCCGCCCTTGTCGCACGGCAGTTGCAGACCCCCTGCGTTCTGGGGCTGGAGACTGGTGCGCCGTACCGGAATGAGCACGCCGGAGCAGGCCCCGATTCAGGCTCAGGCGGGCATGCGGGCGCGCCTACGGATGTGGACGCGATACTGGCCCGCATCCTCGCTCACTTCAGACCGCAGGAGGGGTAG
- a CDS encoding cell division protein FtsX — protein sequence MMAVILKLIGRGFRDFGQHPWAQLLTLAAVTLVTFLSGLFLLGFSNLNKELNVVRGDVVYQVFWRADTGMDLVRSRWDEMRHLPWLVEMRTYTPEEALKSLMEHARAAEGKGGRQLTSHSGWLKERNPLPPTAMLRFAPRDPDTETWMRETREYLENLPSVENVRANPLRDDLARAWNAFAGVIMWPVIGFLGFVLALVVGNTIKLSLISRRDEIDILQLVGARNWFIRLPLLISGALQGAVGGICALCLLWVAWYALKDVLNFSPLFVELSFLPFEQSVLLVAVPALVGFVSSWLAVRN from the coding sequence ATGATGGCCGTTATCCTCAAACTCATCGGGCGCGGGTTCCGCGACTTCGGGCAGCACCCGTGGGCGCAGTTGCTCACGCTGGCAGCCGTTACGCTGGTCACCTTTCTTTCCGGCCTGTTCCTGCTGGGCTTCAGCAACCTGAACAAGGAACTGAACGTGGTGCGCGGCGATGTGGTCTATCAGGTCTTCTGGCGTGCAGACACGGGCATGGACCTTGTGCGCTCGCGCTGGGATGAGATGCGCCACCTGCCGTGGCTGGTGGAAATGCGCACCTACACACCGGAAGAAGCCCTCAAATCCCTCATGGAGCACGCCCGCGCCGCAGAAGGCAAAGGCGGCAGGCAACTTACCTCCCACTCCGGCTGGCTCAAGGAGCGCAACCCCCTGCCCCCCACCGCCATGCTGCGTTTTGCCCCGCGTGACCCGGACACGGAAACATGGATGCGCGAGACACGCGAATATCTGGAAAACCTCCCCAGCGTGGAAAACGTGCGCGCCAATCCGCTGCGCGACGACCTTGCCCGCGCATGGAACGCCTTTGCAGGGGTTATCATGTGGCCGGTTATCGGCTTTTTGGGGTTCGTCCTTGCACTGGTGGTGGGCAACACCATCAAGCTTTCCCTCATCAGCCGCAGGGACGAGATAGACATCCTGCAACTGGTGGGCGCGCGCAACTGGTTCATACGCCTGCCACTGCTCATCAGCGGAGCGCTGCAGGGGGCTGTGGGCGGCATATGCGCTCTGTGCCTGCTGTGGGTTGCATGGTACGCCCTGAAAGATGTACTCAATTTTTCCCCGTTGTTCGTGGAGCTGAGTTTTCTGCCCTTCGAACAGAGCGTGCTGCTGGTGGCGGTGCCCGCGCTGGTGGGCTTTGTCAGCAGTTGGCTGGCTGTACGGAACTAG
- the carA gene encoding glutamine-hydrolyzing carbamoyl-phosphate synthase small subunit — protein MKALLALEDGFVLEGRSFTGPGEAGGEVIFNTGMTGYQEILTDPSYAGQMVCMTYPLIGNYGITKEDMESGKVHCAALIVKECCKTPSNWRSVESLPEYLKRHGVLGVEGIDTRALTRHIRINGAMRGLISTQELDPAKLVERARQLPSMEGQNLVEGVAPQSPYAWDGEKPVPVTLTDGEYAWPGTGPRVVVYDFGIKWNILRLLSEQGFDLLVVPPLFTAEQVAKVKADGVFLSNGPGDPATLKEEIAQITKLVDMLPVAGICLGHQLLGHALGGTTSKLKFGHHGCNHPVKDLTTGRIEISSQNHGFCVELQSDDVEITHMNLNDNTVEGIAHKTKKVISVQHHPEACPGPNDSHYFFRRFRDMMQEGAGA, from the coding sequence ATGAAAGCCCTTTTGGCCCTTGAAGACGGCTTCGTACTGGAAGGCCGCTCGTTTACCGGGCCCGGTGAGGCGGGCGGCGAGGTTATCTTCAATACCGGCATGACCGGCTATCAGGAGATTCTGACCGACCCTTCCTACGCGGGACAGATGGTCTGCATGACGTATCCGCTCATCGGCAACTACGGCATCACCAAGGAAGATATGGAGTCGGGCAAGGTGCACTGCGCTGCGCTCATCGTCAAGGAGTGCTGCAAAACGCCCTCCAACTGGCGTTCTGTGGAGAGCCTGCCGGAGTATCTCAAACGCCACGGCGTGCTGGGTGTGGAAGGTATAGACACCCGCGCCCTGACCCGCCATATCCGCATTAACGGTGCCATGCGCGGGCTCATTTCCACGCAGGAACTGGACCCTGCCAAGCTGGTGGAACGCGCGCGCCAGCTGCCCTCCATGGAAGGGCAGAATCTGGTGGAGGGCGTGGCTCCCCAAAGCCCCTACGCGTGGGACGGCGAAAAGCCCGTGCCCGTGACGCTGACGGACGGAGAATACGCATGGCCCGGAACGGGGCCGCGCGTTGTTGTCTATGACTTCGGCATAAAGTGGAACATTCTGCGCCTGCTGAGCGAGCAGGGGTTTGACCTGCTGGTTGTGCCGCCCTTGTTTACGGCGGAACAGGTGGCCAAGGTCAAGGCGGACGGCGTGTTCCTTTCCAACGGTCCCGGCGACCCGGCCACGCTGAAGGAAGAAATTGCCCAGATAACCAAGCTGGTGGACATGCTGCCCGTGGCGGGCATCTGCCTTGGGCACCAGTTGCTCGGGCATGCCCTTGGCGGCACGACCAGCAAGCTGAAGTTCGGGCATCACGGGTGCAATCATCCGGTCAAGGACCTTACCACCGGGCGCATTGAGATTTCTTCGCAGAACCACGGATTCTGTGTGGAATTGCAGAGCGACGATGTGGAAATAACGCACATGAACCTGAATGATAATACGGTGGAAGGGATAGCGCACAAGACGAAAAAGGTCATTTCTGTGCAGCACCACCCGGAAGCCTGCCCCGGTCCCAACGATAGCCACTATTTCTTCCGCAGATTCCGTGATATGATGCAGGAAGGCGCGGGAGCCTAG
- the kdsB gene encoding 3-deoxy-manno-octulosonate cytidylyltransferase, whose translation MASATPVFGIIPARYESSRFPGKPLADILGKPMFWHVYTRARQCPLLTRVVLATDDLRIADAAREHGVECVMTRTDHPSGTDRVYEAACLLGVPEDAVVVNIQGDEPALNPQMLTQLVSPFTQDAAVQVSTLAQSVSVQGAHSPDVVKVVCSANGDALYFSRAPIPFCRDADAEGQAAGAYHGHIGLYAFRLAALRRFTELAPSRLEQTEKLEQLRLLENNISIRVVMTQHKTHGVDRPEDIATILNMLRETP comes from the coding sequence ATGGCATCTGCCACCCCTGTTTTCGGCATTATTCCCGCCCGGTACGAGTCTTCCCGGTTTCCGGGCAAGCCCCTTGCAGACATTCTCGGCAAGCCCATGTTCTGGCATGTGTATACCCGTGCCCGGCAGTGCCCGCTGCTCACGCGCGTGGTACTTGCTACAGATGACCTGCGTATAGCCGATGCCGCGCGGGAGCACGGCGTGGAGTGCGTGATGACCCGGACGGATCATCCCAGCGGCACCGACCGTGTGTACGAGGCAGCCTGCCTGCTGGGCGTGCCGGAAGACGCTGTGGTGGTGAACATTCAGGGCGATGAGCCTGCGCTGAACCCGCAGATGCTCACCCAGCTAGTCAGCCCCTTTACGCAGGATGCGGCGGTGCAGGTGAGCACGCTGGCGCAGTCCGTCTCTGTACAGGGGGCGCACAGCCCGGATGTGGTGAAGGTGGTGTGCTCCGCCAACGGTGACGCCCTGTATTTTTCGCGCGCGCCCATTCCCTTCTGCCGCGATGCGGACGCGGAAGGTCAGGCTGCTGGAGCCTATCACGGCCATATCGGGCTGTATGCCTTCCGCCTTGCGGCCCTGCGGCGGTTCACCGAGCTTGCACCCTCGCGGCTGGAGCAGACGGAAAAGCTGGAGCAGCTGCGGCTTTTAGAAAACAACATTTCCATCCGGGTGGTCATGACACAGCACAAGACGCATGGCGTTGACCGGCCGGAAGATATTGCCACAATCCTCAACATGCTACGGGAGACACCCTGA
- a CDS encoding tetratricopeptide repeat protein gives MSAQLTKARQQLNQIRTLLKQGKYQPAAQAYHDALLTFLKNPLMKAEKEEFQRLLEDNAHNLNNDKELRKVFPLMIQYEPGKEREVLEILKELLQELMNAAASEAQLMMSMMEQRRQAELERGQKLLDERQYDQANAVFKTLVNEFSKDPELKADIGDRFIKAGRYEEAYEYLAAAIDESPESIHFYNRIGIALRKLGKFDVAEKYFARAVKFAGRDPHLFFNLGRLYVDWQRWDKCAKAASMALKLNPDFEEARKMLTFATKRIGK, from the coding sequence ATGTCCGCGCAACTGACCAAGGCCCGACAACAACTCAATCAGATACGCACGCTCCTCAAGCAGGGGAAATATCAGCCTGCGGCGCAGGCGTATCATGATGCGCTGCTGACTTTTCTTAAAAATCCCCTGATGAAGGCGGAGAAGGAAGAGTTTCAGCGGCTGCTGGAAGACAATGCGCATAACCTGAACAACGACAAGGAGCTGCGTAAGGTTTTTCCGCTTATGATCCAGTACGAACCGGGCAAGGAACGGGAAGTGCTGGAGATTTTGAAGGAACTGCTTCAGGAGCTCATGAACGCTGCCGCCTCCGAGGCGCAGCTGATGATGAGCATGATGGAACAGCGCAGGCAGGCGGAGCTTGAACGCGGGCAGAAACTGCTGGACGAACGGCAGTATGATCAGGCCAACGCGGTGTTCAAGACGCTGGTGAACGAGTTTTCCAAAGACCCGGAGCTGAAGGCTGACATAGGTGACAGGTTTATCAAGGCCGGCCGCTATGAAGAGGCGTACGAATACCTTGCTGCAGCCATTGATGAAAGCCCGGAATCCATACACTTTTACAACCGTATAGGCATAGCCCTGCGCAAGCTGGGCAAGTTTGACGTGGCGGAAAAGTATTTTGCGCGGGCCGTGAAGTTTGCGGGCAGGGACCCCCACCTGTTCTTCAACCTGGGCCGCCTGTACGTGGACTGGCAACGCTGGGACAAGTGTGCCAAGGCTGCGTCCATGGCACTGAAGCTGAACCCGGACTTTGAGGAAGCCCGCAAGATGCTTACCTTTGCCACCAAGCGCATAGGGAAGTAG
- a CDS encoding vitamin B12-dependent ribonucleotide reductase has translation MAEPTLPADLKPVEINTNAEIVLSKRYYRKGGDGKPVENSTQMFWRVASSIAEEENKYPKSTVPAETLARQFYDLMTEWKFLPNSPTLMNAGTDLGQLSACFVLPVGDSIEEIFDAVKFAAMIHKSGGGTGFSFSRLRPKEARVGSTGGVASGPVSFLRIFNTATEQIKQGGTRRGANMGILRVDHPDILEFIRAKEREGEFNNFNFSVALTEDFMKAVEKNEEYPLIAPHTKRERGRLNAREVFELLVRKAWESGDPGIVFLDRINRDNPTPTLGEIESTNPCGEQPLLPYEACNLGSVNLAKVFAPEKDAGVDWDELRRIIHLAVRFLDNVIDASQFPLERITEMVRMNRKIGLGVMGWADLLYQLRIPYNSQEAVHLAERVMEFVLEEGRAASRQLAKERGEFPAYAESVYAERGLGPFRNATITTIAPTGTLSIIAGCSSGIEPLFALSFARNVMDGERLVETNPYFEAALREEGCWSQKLMESIAAKGSVRQMADILPDSLRKVFVTAMDIEPVYHLKMQAAFQQYTDNAVSKTVNLPHDATVDDIRNIYWMAYEQGCKGVTVYRDGCLSSQVLCTGDSSKKDDEPRDGKPHAPGGPKRDRPDIVYGFTQKVPTGLGVLYVTVNEVEGKPFELFATIGKSGRSITAKAEAIGRLVSLCLRVGVEPEDIVQQLKGIGGEHPVFQKKGLLLSIPDAIAWVLENRYLKSRVPVHSANGLSKQLCPDCGQELVFEEGCHKCYACGFTKCG, from the coding sequence ATGGCAGAACCGACACTTCCGGCAGATCTGAAACCCGTGGAAATAAACACCAACGCGGAGATTGTTCTTTCCAAGCGCTATTACCGCAAGGGCGGAGACGGCAAGCCCGTGGAAAACTCCACGCAGATGTTCTGGCGCGTTGCCTCCTCCATTGCGGAGGAAGAGAACAAATACCCCAAGAGCACTGTGCCCGCAGAGACTCTGGCCCGCCAGTTCTACGATCTGATGACCGAATGGAAGTTTCTGCCCAATTCTCCCACGCTGATGAACGCAGGCACCGATCTGGGCCAGCTTTCCGCCTGCTTCGTGCTGCCCGTGGGCGACTCCATCGAAGAGATTTTTGATGCCGTAAAGTTTGCCGCCATGATCCACAAGTCCGGCGGCGGCACCGGATTCTCCTTTTCCCGCCTGCGCCCCAAGGAAGCCCGCGTAGGCTCCACGGGCGGCGTTGCCTCCGGCCCCGTCTCCTTTTTGCGCATTTTCAACACCGCCACGGAACAGATTAAACAGGGCGGCACCCGGCGCGGGGCCAACATGGGCATTCTGCGCGTGGACCATCCGGACATTCTGGAATTCATCCGCGCCAAAGAACGCGAGGGCGAATTCAACAACTTCAACTTTTCCGTGGCACTAACCGAAGACTTTATGAAGGCTGTGGAGAAGAACGAGGAATACCCCCTCATCGCTCCGCATACCAAGCGCGAACGCGGCAGGCTGAACGCCCGCGAGGTCTTTGAACTGCTGGTGCGCAAGGCGTGGGAAAGCGGCGACCCCGGCATTGTGTTTCTGGACCGCATAAACCGCGACAACCCCACCCCCACGCTGGGCGAGATAGAATCCACCAACCCCTGCGGAGAACAGCCGCTGCTCCCGTACGAGGCATGCAACCTCGGCTCCGTAAACCTCGCCAAGGTCTTTGCCCCGGAAAAGGACGCAGGCGTTGACTGGGACGAGCTGCGCCGCATCATCCACCTCGCGGTGCGGTTTCTGGATAACGTCATCGACGCCTCGCAGTTCCCGCTGGAACGCATCACCGAAATGGTGCGCATGAACCGCAAGATCGGCCTCGGCGTCATGGGCTGGGCCGACCTGTTGTATCAGCTGCGCATTCCCTACAACAGTCAGGAAGCCGTGCACCTTGCCGAACGGGTTATGGAATTTGTGCTGGAAGAAGGCCGCGCGGCCTCCCGCCAGCTTGCCAAAGAGCGCGGCGAATTTCCCGCCTATGCAGAATCCGTCTACGCAGAACGCGGCCTCGGGCCCTTCCGCAACGCCACCATCACCACCATAGCCCCCACGGGAACGCTTTCCATCATCGCCGGATGCTCCTCCGGCATTGAGCCGCTGTTCGCGCTCTCCTTCGCGCGCAACGTCATGGACGGCGAACGGCTCGTGGAAACCAACCCCTATTTCGAAGCCGCCCTGCGCGAAGAAGGCTGCTGGTCGCAGAAGCTCATGGAATCCATTGCCGCCAAGGGGTCTGTTCGCCAGATGGCGGACATACTGCCCGACTCCCTGCGCAAGGTCTTTGTCACCGCCATGGACATAGAACCCGTGTACCATCTCAAGATGCAGGCCGCCTTTCAACAATACACGGACAACGCCGTTTCCAAGACCGTGAACCTGCCGCACGACGCCACGGTGGACGATATCCGCAATATCTACTGGATGGCCTACGAGCAGGGCTGCAAGGGCGTTACCGTCTACCGCGACGGCTGCCTCTCCTCGCAGGTGCTGTGCACGGGCGATTCCAGCAAAAAGGACGATGAACCCAGAGACGGCAAGCCGCATGCCCCCGGCGGTCCCAAGCGCGACCGTCCGGACATTGTTTACGGCTTCACCCAAAAGGTGCCCACGGGCCTTGGCGTGCTGTATGTCACCGTCAACGAGGTGGAAGGAAAACCCTTTGAGCTGTTCGCCACCATCGGCAAATCCGGCAGGTCCATCACCGCCAAGGCGGAGGCCATAGGCAGGCTGGTTTCGTTGTGCCTGCGGGTGGGCGTGGAGCCGGAAGACATTGTGCAGCAGCTTAAGGGCATTGGCGGCGAACACCCCGTGTTCCAGAAAAAAGGCCTGCTGCTCTCCATTCCGGACGCCATTGCATGGGTGCTGGAAAACCGCTACCTCAAATCCCGCGTTCCGGTGCACAGTGCCAACGGGCTTTCCAAACAGCTCTGCCCGGACTGCGGGCAGGAACTGGTATTCGAGGAAGGCTGCCATAAGTGCTATGCCTGCGGGTTTACCAAGTGCGGCTAA
- a CDS encoding type II toxin-antitoxin system HipA family toxin — MPKEVFVYVDLQGAPHFVGRLWAHDGRNGETASFQYAEEWHNSMLKFSLEPYLKVGEGTFASPQGKALFGSIGDSAPDRWGRVLMERREARQARLENRAPRHLLDSDYLLLVSDTARQGALRFSLTKEGPFLASDADTAIPPIINLGRLLEASTRVLNRQEVDEDIRDLVNPGASLGGARPKASVFGTDGRLRIAKFSSPHDRWNVVVWEYVCLQMAAQAGITTSGHRLEKVGEANVLILERFDRTGGGHRIPYLSAMSMLNYSDGEHGSYLELAEILRENGAAAEADLKELWRRLVFNIMVSNVDDHLRNHGFLYAGSDGWRLSPVFDLEATPTSEKARTLHTTIDMYDGTASLELALEVAQDFGLDLNTARGIAKEVAKATSRWNVLASRCGITPNEIEFMRSAFVHDDLRLGLAGGKSSPAPCSTPPAV; from the coding sequence GTGCCTAAGGAAGTTTTTGTCTACGTGGACCTTCAAGGAGCGCCGCATTTTGTTGGCCGTTTGTGGGCTCACGATGGTCGGAACGGGGAGACTGCCTCTTTTCAATACGCGGAAGAATGGCACAACTCGATGCTGAAGTTCAGCCTGGAACCCTATTTGAAGGTGGGAGAAGGGACATTTGCATCCCCTCAGGGCAAAGCTCTTTTCGGGTCCATTGGGGATTCCGCTCCGGACCGCTGGGGCCGTGTGCTCATGGAGCGCCGGGAGGCGCGTCAGGCCAGACTGGAAAACCGTGCTCCCCGGCATCTGCTCGACTCAGACTATCTGCTCTTGGTATCTGATACCGCCCGGCAGGGGGCGCTTCGCTTTTCGTTGACCAAGGAGGGACCCTTTTTAGCTTCAGATGCCGACACAGCCATTCCGCCTATCATCAACCTTGGCAGACTGCTAGAAGCATCAACACGAGTCCTGAATCGTCAGGAAGTGGATGAGGATATCCGGGATCTGGTCAACCCGGGCGCTTCGCTTGGAGGAGCACGCCCAAAGGCATCGGTATTTGGAACCGATGGACGTTTGCGCATCGCCAAATTTTCCAGTCCGCATGACAGGTGGAATGTTGTCGTATGGGAATATGTATGCCTGCAGATGGCGGCACAGGCTGGCATCACAACCTCTGGCCACCGGCTTGAAAAGGTAGGGGAGGCGAACGTGTTGATTCTTGAACGGTTTGACAGAACCGGCGGGGGGCATCGAATTCCTTATCTTTCAGCAATGAGCATGCTGAATTACTCGGATGGGGAGCATGGTTCCTATCTTGAACTTGCTGAAATACTGAGAGAGAACGGCGCTGCCGCAGAGGCGGATTTAAAGGAACTTTGGCGACGCCTTGTGTTCAACATCATGGTTTCCAACGTGGACGACCATCTGCGGAACCACGGATTCCTTTACGCTGGGTCTGACGGGTGGAGGCTTTCTCCCGTATTCGACCTTGAAGCAACTCCGACCAGCGAAAAAGCAAGAACTTTGCACACCACCATTGACATGTACGATGGAACGGCCTCGCTTGAGCTGGCCCTGGAGGTTGCTCAAGATTTCGGACTTGATCTGAACACTGCCCGGGGAATTGCCAAAGAGGTAGCCAAGGCAACATCCCGCTGGAATGTCTTGGCATCCAGATGCGGGATAACGCCTAACGAGATTGAGTTCATGCGTTCTGCTTTTGTGCACGATGATCTGCGTCTGGGACTCGCGGGCGGAAAAAGCTCCCCGGCCCCATGTTCTACCCCTCCTGCGGTCTGA
- the ftsE gene encoding cell division ATP-binding protein FtsE produces MLKVHHLSHNFGSHWALKNCSFELEKGDFLFLSGPSGAGKTTLLRLLYASLPVQRGSVEVAGFNLNKLKPRQVPLLRRQVSVVFQDFKILPHRSVYQNIAIALEVRCLPAQHIDRRVRAVVRGLGLENRIDTPCGELSGGEQQRVAVARSIVVNPQILLADEPTGNLDPELSMRMMDIFKQFHSYGTTVVLATHSRDLLARHPKAKLLRLDDGKITEANWPGAIIENCTDDDDTCAIGPLTMPDGRTAHGRRRR; encoded by the coding sequence ATGCTCAAGGTACACCATCTCTCGCACAACTTCGGTTCGCACTGGGCGCTGAAGAACTGCTCCTTTGAACTGGAAAAGGGCGATTTTCTGTTTCTTTCCGGCCCTTCCGGGGCGGGCAAGACAACACTGCTGCGCCTGCTGTATGCCTCGCTGCCCGTGCAACGCGGCAGCGTGGAGGTGGCGGGATTCAACCTGAACAAGCTCAAACCCCGCCAAGTGCCGCTGCTGCGTCGGCAGGTGAGCGTGGTCTTTCAGGACTTCAAGATTCTGCCGCACCGCAGCGTGTACCAGAACATTGCCATAGCGCTGGAAGTGCGCTGCCTGCCCGCCCAGCACATAGACCGCAGAGTGCGCGCCGTGGTGCGCGGGCTGGGGCTGGAAAACCGCATAGACACCCCCTGCGGTGAACTTTCCGGCGGCGAACAGCAGCGCGTGGCCGTGGCGCGGTCCATCGTGGTCAACCCGCAGATTCTGCTGGCGGATGAACCCACAGGCAACCTGGACCCCGAACTTTCCATGCGCATGATGGATATCTTCAAACAGTTCCATTCCTACGGCACCACCGTGGTGCTTGCCACCCACAGCCGCGACCTGCTGGCACGCCACCCCAAGGCAAAGCTGCTGCGGCTGGACGATGGCAAGATTACCGAGGCCAACTGGCCCGGCGCCATCATAGAAAACTGTACGGACGACGATGACACCTGCGCCATAGGCCCGCTCACCATGCCAGATGGCCGCACAGCCCACGGGAGGCGCAGGCGATGA
- the ilvD gene encoding dihydroxy-acid dehydratase, with product MRSKKMTHGLEKAPHRSLLYALGMTREEMNRPLVGVVNSANEIVPGHIHLNTIADAVKAGVRMAGGTPVAFPAIAVCDGLAMNHEGMYFSLPSRELIADSIEIMATAHPFDALVFIPNCDKSVPGMLMAMLRLNIPSIMVSGGPMYAGEKSGVRSDLITVFEAVGRVKQGTMSEAELEDLTETACPGCGSCAGMFTANSMNCLSETIGLALPGNGTTPATSAARVRLAKTAGMKVMELLERNIRPRDIVTEKAVANAMAVDMALGCSTNTVLHLPAVFREAGLPISLDMFNEVSGRTPNLCKLSPAGDQHIQDLHRAGGIPAIMAELSRADHIHLDALTVTGKTVAENLAECRAANLDPTVIRPVDSPYSPKGGIAILRGSLAPEGAVVKQSAVAPEMMVRTATARVFESEKDAFDAIMARKINKGDAIIIRYEGPRGGPGMREMLSPTAAIAGIGLGADVALITDGRFSGGTRGAAIGHVSPEAADGGPIAFVREGDRIEINIPERTLNLLVDEDELARRRAGWKPLEKEITSPLLRRYSRMVSSAASGAVYK from the coding sequence ATGCGTAGCAAAAAAATGACCCACGGGCTGGAAAAAGCGCCGCACCGCTCGCTGCTTTACGCCCTGGGGATGACCCGAGAAGAGATGAACCGCCCCCTCGTGGGCGTGGTGAACTCGGCCAACGAAATCGTTCCAGGCCACATCCACCTGAACACCATTGCCGATGCGGTAAAGGCCGGCGTGCGCATGGCAGGCGGCACCCCCGTGGCGTTTCCGGCCATTGCCGTATGCGACGGGCTGGCCATGAACCACGAGGGCATGTATTTTTCGCTGCCCAGCCGCGAACTCATCGCCGATTCCATAGAGATTATGGCCACCGCCCATCCCTTTGACGCGCTGGTCTTCATCCCCAACTGCGACAAGTCCGTACCCGGCATGCTCATGGCCATGCTGCGACTGAACATCCCTTCCATCATGGTCAGCGGCGGCCCCATGTACGCGGGGGAAAAATCGGGCGTGCGCTCAGACCTTATCACCGTTTTCGAGGCCGTGGGGCGCGTCAAGCAGGGCACCATGTCCGAGGCAGAACTGGAAGACCTGACAGAAACCGCCTGCCCCGGCTGCGGCTCCTGCGCGGGCATGTTCACGGCCAACTCCATGAACTGTCTTTCCGAGACGATCGGCCTTGCCCTGCCGGGCAACGGCACCACCCCCGCCACCAGTGCGGCGCGCGTGCGCCTTGCCAAAACAGCAGGCATGAAGGTGATGGAACTGCTGGAACGCAACATCCGTCCCCGCGACATCGTTACCGAAAAGGCCGTGGCAAATGCCATGGCAGTAGACATGGCACTTGGCTGCTCCACCAACACTGTGCTGCACCTGCCCGCCGTGTTCCGCGAAGCGGGCCTGCCCATTTCTCTGGACATGTTCAACGAGGTGAGCGGGCGCACCCCCAACCTGTGCAAGCTCTCGCCTGCAGGCGACCAGCACATACAGGACCTGCACCGCGCGGGCGGCATTCCCGCCATTATGGCCGAACTCAGCCGTGCAGACCACATCCATCTGGACGCGCTCACCGTGACCGGTAAAACCGTGGCAGAAAACCTTGCGGAGTGCCGTGCCGCAAACCTTGATCCCACGGTCATCCGTCCTGTGGATTCGCCCTACTCGCCGAAGGGCGGCATTGCCATCCTGCGCGGCAGCCTTGCGCCGGAAGGGGCAGTGGTCAAGCAGTCTGCCGTTGCGCCCGAAATGATGGTCCGCACCGCCACGGCACGGGTGTTCGAGTCTGAAAAGGACGCCTTCGACGCCATTATGGCCAGAAAAATCAATAAGGGCGACGCCATCATCATCCGCTACGAAGGCCCGCGCGGCGGCCCCGGCATGCGCGAGATGCTTTCGCCCACCGCAGCCATTGCGGGTATCGGCCTTGGTGCGGACGTGGCGCTCATCACCGACGGCCGCTTCTCCGGCGGCACGCGCGGCGCGGCCATAGGCCATGTTTCGCCCGAAGCAGCAGACGGCGGCCCCATTGCCTTTGTGCGCGAGGGCGACCGCATAGAAATTAACATCCCGGAACGCACGCTGAACCTGCTGGTGGATGAAGACGAGCTTGCCAGACGCCGCGCCGGGTGGAAGCCGCTGGAGAAGGAAATAACCTCCCCGCTGCTACGCCGCTACAGCCGCATGGTCAGCAGCGCCGCAAGCGGAGCGGTGTACAAGTAG